A window from Pseudomonas sp. Tri1 encodes these proteins:
- the cyoB gene encoding cytochrome o ubiquinol oxidase subunit I → MFGKLSWEAIPFHEPIVMVTLAIIALGGLALFAGITYFKKWTYLWTEWLTSVDHKKIGVMYIIVAMVMLLRGFADAIMMRTQLAMATEGSPGYLPPEHYDQIFTAHGVIMIIFMAMPFFTGLMNLAVPLQIGARDVAFPFLNSLSFWLLVSGVVLINLSLGVGEFAKTGWVAYPPLSGLQYSPGVGMDYYIWALQLSGLGTTLTGVNFLATVVKMRTPGMKLMDMPIFTWTCTWANVLIVASFPILTATLALLTLDRYMDFHIFTNELGGNPMMYVNLFWAWGHPEVYILILPAFGIFSEVISTFSGKKLFGHHSMIYASGAISVLGFMVWLHHFFTMGSGASVNAFFGLATMLISIPTGVKLFNWLFTIYQGRLRFTSHVMWTLGFMVTFAIGGMTGVLLAIPGADFVLHNSLFVIAHFHNVIIGGAVFGYIAGFAFYFPKAFGFKLHEGWGKAAFWFWITGFFVAFMPLYVLGFMGMTRRLNTTTNPEWVPYLYVAMFGAVMIAVGIACQLIQLYVSVRDRNKPENMCEHGDPWNAHTLEWSTSSPPPFYNFAVLPKADVIDPFTEAKENGTAYPVPAKYEPIHMPNNTATGVVMGALLTVFGFAMIWHIWWLAIASLVGTVVYFAIHAARDDQGYMVPVDVIERIEAEQHKRLVAAGKVPATATRVETSLEQA, encoded by the coding sequence ATGTTTGGTAAATTAAGTTGGGAAGCGATCCCGTTCCACGAGCCGATTGTCATGGTGACCCTCGCCATCATCGCGCTCGGTGGCCTGGCGTTGTTCGCGGGGATCACCTACTTCAAGAAGTGGACCTACCTGTGGACCGAGTGGCTGACTTCGGTCGACCACAAGAAAATCGGCGTGATGTACATCATCGTCGCCATGGTCATGCTGCTGCGCGGTTTTGCCGACGCCATCATGATGCGTACCCAGCTGGCCATGGCCACCGAGGGTTCGCCTGGCTACCTGCCGCCTGAACACTATGACCAGATCTTCACCGCTCACGGTGTGATCATGATCATCTTCATGGCGATGCCATTCTTCACCGGCCTGATGAACCTTGCAGTGCCGCTGCAGATCGGCGCGCGTGACGTGGCCTTCCCGTTCCTGAACTCCCTGAGCTTCTGGCTGCTGGTATCGGGCGTGGTACTGATCAACCTGTCCCTGGGCGTTGGCGAATTCGCCAAGACCGGTTGGGTTGCCTATCCGCCGCTGTCGGGCCTGCAATACAGTCCGGGCGTGGGGATGGATTACTACATCTGGGCGCTACAGCTTTCCGGGTTGGGTACGACGCTGACGGGGGTCAACTTCCTGGCCACCGTGGTGAAAATGCGTACCCCGGGCATGAAGCTGATGGACATGCCGATCTTCACCTGGACCTGCACCTGGGCCAACGTACTGATCGTCGCTTCCTTCCCGATCCTGACCGCTACCCTGGCACTGCTGACGCTTGACCGTTACATGGATTTCCACATTTTCACCAATGAACTGGGTGGAAATCCGATGATGTACGTCAACCTGTTCTGGGCCTGGGGTCACCCCGAGGTGTACATCCTGATCCTGCCGGCGTTCGGGATTTTCTCCGAAGTCATCTCGACCTTCTCCGGCAAGAAACTGTTCGGCCACCACTCGATGATCTACGCCAGCGGCGCGATCTCGGTGCTGGGCTTCATGGTCTGGCTGCACCACTTCTTCACCATGGGTTCGGGGGCCAGCGTCAACGCCTTCTTCGGCCTGGCGACGATGCTGATTTCGATCCCGACGGGGGTGAAGCTGTTCAACTGGCTGTTCACCATCTATCAGGGCCGCCTGCGTTTCACCAGCCACGTGATGTGGACCCTGGGCTTCATGGTGACCTTCGCCATCGGCGGCATGACCGGCGTACTGCTGGCCATCCCGGGTGCTGACTTCGTGCTGCACAACAGCCTGTTCGTGATCGCGCACTTCCACAACGTGATCATCGGTGGCGCCGTGTTTGGCTACATCGCTGGTTTCGCCTTCTACTTCCCGAAAGCGTTCGGCTTCAAGCTGCACGAAGGCTGGGGCAAGGCGGCGTTCTGGTTCTGGATCACCGGCTTCTTCGTCGCGTTCATGCCGCTGTATGTACTGGGCTTCATGGGCATGACCCGTCGCCTGAACACCACCACCAACCCTGAGTGGGTGCCGTACCTGTACGTCGCCATGTTCGGTGCGGTGATGATTGCCGTCGGTATCGCCTGCCAGCTGATCCAGTTGTATGTCAGCGTGCGCGATCGCAACAAGCCAGAGAACATGTGCGAACACGGTGACCCGTGGAATGCCCATACCCTGGAATGGTCGACCTCTTCGCCACCGCCGTTCTACAACTTTGCCGTGCTGCCAAAAGCGGACGTCATCGACCCGTTCACCGAAGCCAAGGAAAACGGCACCGCGTACCCGGTCCCGGCCAAGTACGAGCCGATCCACATGCCCAACAACACCGCCACCGGTGTGGTCATGGGCGCGCTGCTGACCGTGTTCGGTTTTGCGATGATCTGGCACATCTGGTGGCTGGCCATCGCCAGCCTGGTCGGCACCGTGGTGTATTTCGCGATCCATGCCGCCCGTGACGATCAGGGCTACATGGTGCCGGTGGATGTCATCGAGCGCATCGAAGCCGAGCAGCACAAACGTCTGGTAGCGGCCGGGAAAGTCCCAGCCACCGCCACCCGTGTTGAAACCTCGTTGGAACAGGCTTAA
- the cyoA gene encoding ubiquinol oxidase subunit II has product MSKNRYPRLLGLLPLLGTLLLGGCNMTLLDPKGQVGLDERNLIITATLLMLLVVVPVIVMTFLFAWKYRASNTNATYTPKWSHSTKIEVAVWTIPVLIIIALGYVTYKSTHALDPYRPLESDVKPITIEVVSMDWKWLFIYPEQGIATVNKIVFPAHTPINFKVTSDTVMNSFFIPGLGGQIYAMAGMQTKLHLIANQNAELDGISANYSGAGFTGMKFKAIATTQEDFDAWVNDVKKAPKQLEKAEYEALSKPSQNNPVELYSSVTPNLFQTIIDKYEGMNPGKPMHHEKNEKEVAHNMEGMDMSSHSAAGAEE; this is encoded by the coding sequence ATGAGTAAAAACAGGTACCCCCGATTACTAGGCTTGTTGCCGCTGCTCGGCACGTTGCTGCTGGGAGGCTGCAACATGACCTTGCTCGATCCCAAGGGCCAGGTCGGCCTGGATGAACGAAACCTGATCATCACCGCCACACTGCTGATGTTGCTGGTCGTTGTGCCGGTTATCGTCATGACCTTCCTGTTTGCCTGGAAATACCGCGCATCCAACACCAATGCCACGTACACGCCGAAGTGGTCGCATTCGACCAAGATCGAAGTGGCGGTGTGGACGATTCCGGTGCTGATCATCATTGCCCTGGGTTACGTCACCTACAAGTCGACCCACGCCCTGGACCCGTATCGTCCGCTGGAGTCCGACGTCAAGCCGATCACCATCGAAGTGGTCTCCATGGACTGGAAGTGGCTGTTCATCTATCCGGAACAAGGCATCGCCACCGTTAACAAAATCGTGTTCCCGGCCCACACGCCGATCAACTTCAAGGTCACCTCCGACACCGTGATGAACTCGTTCTTCATCCCGGGCCTGGGCGGCCAGATCTACGCGATGGCGGGCATGCAGACCAAGCTGCACCTGATCGCCAACCAGAACGCCGAACTCGACGGTATCTCCGCCAACTACAGCGGCGCGGGTTTCACCGGCATGAAGTTCAAAGCAATCGCCACGACCCAGGAAGATTTCGATGCCTGGGTCAACGATGTGAAGAAGGCACCTAAACAGCTTGAAAAAGCTGAATACGAAGCCCTTTCCAAACCGAGCCAGAACAACCCAGTCGAACTCTACTCGTCGGTTACGCCGAACCTGTTCCAGACCATCATCGACAAATATGAAGGGATGAATCCGGGCAAGCCGATGCACCACGAGAAGAACGAAAAGGAAGTGGCTCACAACATGGAAGGGATGGACATGAGCTCGCATTCAGCTGCCGGGGCAGAGGAGTAA
- the hmpA gene encoding NO-inducible flavohemoprotein, translating to MLSREERAIIRSTVPLLESGGEALITHFYRMMLSEYPQVRPLFNQAHQASGDQPRALANGVLMYARHIDQLDQLGDLVAKIVNKHVALQILPEHYPIVGSCLLRAIAEVLGEEIATPEVIAAWGAAYNQLADILIGAETGMYDKKAQAPGGWRGEREFILVDKVQESSEITSFYFEPADKGPILVAEPGQYIGMKLMLDGEEVRRNYSLSALADNGQYRISVKREAGGRVSNHLHHHFQVGSSIQLFPPSGDFYLTDSDKPLVLISGGVGITPTLAMLQAALQTERPVHFIHCARNGRVHAFRDWIDQLAERHPQLKRFYCYDEDDGLSPAADKVGLLSQEQLAQWLPEQRDLDAYFLGPKGFMGAVKRHLKALGVPDQQSRYEFFGPAAALE from the coding sequence ATGCTCAGTCGAGAAGAACGCGCCATCATTCGCTCCACCGTTCCATTGCTGGAAAGCGGTGGTGAAGCGCTGATTACTCACTTCTATCGCATGATGCTGTCCGAATACCCGCAGGTGCGCCCGCTGTTCAACCAGGCTCACCAGGCCAGTGGCGACCAGCCCCGTGCGCTGGCCAACGGTGTGTTGATGTATGCCCGGCACATTGACCAGCTCGACCAACTGGGCGACCTGGTGGCGAAAATCGTCAACAAGCACGTTGCCTTGCAGATCCTGCCAGAACATTACCCGATTGTCGGCTCGTGCCTGTTGCGGGCGATTGCCGAAGTGCTGGGCGAAGAAATCGCCACGCCTGAAGTGATTGCAGCCTGGGGCGCTGCCTACAATCAGTTGGCCGATATTCTGATCGGTGCCGAAACCGGCATGTACGACAAGAAGGCTCAGGCGCCGGGTGGCTGGCGGGGCGAGCGCGAGTTCATCCTGGTGGATAAGGTGCAGGAAAGCTCGGAGATCACCTCGTTCTACTTCGAACCAGCGGACAAAGGGCCGATTCTGGTGGCCGAACCGGGCCAATACATTGGCATGAAGTTGATGCTCGATGGCGAGGAAGTGCGGCGCAACTATTCGCTGTCGGCCCTGGCGGACAACGGTCAATACCGTATCAGCGTCAAGCGTGAGGCCGGTGGACGGGTGTCCAACCACCTGCATCATCACTTCCAGGTTGGCAGCAGCATCCAGCTGTTCCCGCCGTCCGGGGATTTCTACCTGACGGACAGCGACAAGCCGCTGGTGTTGATCAGTGGCGGTGTCGGCATCACTCCGACCCTGGCCATGTTGCAGGCGGCGCTACAAACCGAGCGGCCGGTGCATTTCATCCACTGCGCGCGCAATGGCCGTGTCCATGCTTTCCGCGACTGGATCGATCAGCTGGCCGAGCGGCACCCACAGCTCAAGCGTTTCTACTGCTACGACGAAGACGACGGCTTGAGTCCGGCGGCCGACAAGGTGGGACTGCTGAGCCAAGAGCAACTGGCACAATGGCTGCCGGAACAGCGTGACCTGGATGCCTACTTCCTTGGGCCAAAGGGTTTCATGGGCGCCGTCAAACGCCACCTCAAGGCCTTGGGCGTGCCGGACCAGCAGAGTCGCTACGAGTTCTTCGGCCCGGCGGCGGCGCTGGAATAA
- a CDS encoding DUF72 domain-containing protein → MSTRSLSPSRLYLGCAGWSLPREQWPAFPVEGTHLQRYSARFPAVEINSSFYRPHRPATYAKWADSVTPGFRFSVKVPKQITHERRLLDCEGLMDEFLGQCSQLGEKLGCLLIQLPPSLAFDAAVAEAFFMALRDHYQGHAVLEPRHPSWLAPTVEALLQAQHIGRVAADPSPLPGCDRPAGWPGVRYYRLHGSPRIYYSPYDDTWLERLAGQLKSESDTATWCIFDNTASGAATPNALRLMALMGD, encoded by the coding sequence TTGTCGACTCGATCCCTCTCCCCTTCACGCCTTTACCTGGGCTGCGCCGGTTGGTCATTGCCCCGGGAGCAATGGCCGGCCTTTCCCGTCGAGGGCACCCATTTGCAGCGCTATAGCGCACGGTTCCCGGCGGTGGAGATCAACAGTTCGTTCTACCGCCCACACCGCCCCGCCACCTACGCAAAGTGGGCCGACAGCGTCACCCCGGGCTTTCGGTTCTCGGTCAAAGTGCCGAAGCAGATCACCCATGAACGGCGGCTGCTCGATTGCGAAGGGCTGATGGATGAGTTTCTGGGGCAATGCTCGCAGTTGGGAGAGAAACTGGGCTGCCTGCTGATCCAATTACCCCCGTCACTGGCCTTCGATGCCGCAGTGGCCGAAGCATTCTTCATGGCATTGCGCGACCATTATCAGGGGCATGCTGTGCTTGAACCCCGACACCCGAGCTGGCTCGCGCCCACGGTGGAGGCACTGCTGCAAGCCCAGCACATCGGTCGCGTAGCCGCCGATCCCTCGCCGTTACCCGGTTGCGATCGACCGGCGGGCTGGCCTGGCGTTCGTTACTACCGGTTGCACGGCTCACCGCGAATTTACTATTCCCCCTACGACGACACCTGGCTGGAACGGCTGGCCGGGCAATTGAAGAGCGAGTCCGACACTGCAACCTGGTGCATCTTCGACAACACCGCAAGTGGCGCGGCGACACCCAATGCGTTGCGCTTGATGGCGCTGATGGGCGATTGA
- the cyoD gene encoding cytochrome o ubiquinol oxidase subunit IV — protein sequence MANAHSHDGHDAGHGSVKSYAIGFILSVILTVIPFGLVMYPSLPKSLTLWIVLIFAVVQVLVHLVYFLHLDRSAAQRNNVVAFVFAAIVIVLLVGLSLWIMFSIHTNMMAH from the coding sequence ATGGCTAACGCACATTCCCATGATGGCCACGACGCCGGCCACGGCAGCGTCAAGTCCTACGCCATCGGTTTCATCCTGTCGGTGATCCTGACCGTCATTCCGTTCGGCCTGGTGATGTACCCATCGCTGCCCAAAAGCCTGACCCTGTGGATCGTACTGATCTTCGCCGTGGTCCAGGTACTGGTGCACCTGGTGTACTTCCTGCACCTGGACCGCTCGGCCGCCCAGCGTAACAACGTGGTCGCGTTTGTCTTTGCCGCGATCGTGATCGTCCTGTTGGTAGGCCTGTCGTTGTGGATCATGTTCAGCATCCACACCAACATGATGGCGCACTGA
- a CDS encoding transposase: MTILNSPTVIGIDVAKAEIVVYREDLKITQAIANNREALGRWLKTLPAQSSIALEATSFYHLDTAELAHGMGFHVYVVDPYRVAHYRESIGLRAKTDPCDARLLARYLTNEQARLRIWSPPPEAYKVLKNLLRKRAALIKARVSIVLSFSNEPCLKDILARQLEVFKESDQAIQKLMREASQAVGITENINRCKAIEGIGELTAIGLATAFMRGHFVSGDAFIAFLGMDLRPKDSGKKHSPRHLSKKGDGELRRLAHNAAMAACRSPAWKPYYEAFLARGLARTQALVILARKLCRVAFALMKNQSEYQPNSRLQGSPAT, encoded by the coding sequence ATGACAATCCTTAACTCACCAACGGTTATTGGTATCGATGTAGCGAAGGCCGAAATCGTCGTTTACCGCGAAGACCTGAAAATCACTCAAGCCATCGCCAACAATCGCGAAGCTCTTGGCCGGTGGCTCAAAACGCTACCAGCCCAAAGCTCGATTGCGCTGGAAGCCACCAGTTTTTATCACCTGGACACAGCTGAGCTGGCCCATGGAATGGGGTTTCATGTTTACGTTGTGGATCCTTATCGGGTGGCCCATTACCGTGAAAGTATTGGGCTGCGGGCTAAAACTGATCCTTGTGATGCGCGTTTGCTGGCTCGTTATCTAACGAACGAGCAAGCAAGGCTGCGTATCTGGAGCCCACCTCCAGAAGCCTACAAAGTGTTAAAAAACCTGCTTAGAAAACGTGCGGCACTCATCAAGGCCCGTGTCAGTATCGTGCTGAGTTTTTCGAACGAACCGTGCCTAAAGGACATCTTGGCCCGGCAGTTGGAGGTCTTCAAAGAGTCCGATCAGGCCATTCAGAAGCTAATGCGTGAGGCCAGCCAAGCGGTAGGGATCACTGAAAACATCAACCGCTGCAAAGCCATTGAAGGGATTGGTGAACTGACGGCCATTGGCTTGGCGACCGCATTCATGCGCGGTCACTTTGTCAGTGGCGATGCATTCATTGCTTTCTTGGGGATGGATTTGCGTCCAAAAGACTCAGGGAAGAAGCACAGTCCTCGTCACTTGAGCAAAAAAGGGGACGGGGAGCTACGACGCCTGGCGCACAACGCCGCGATGGCGGCCTGTCGGTCTCCTGCCTGGAAACCTTACTATGAGGCCTTCTTGGCACGAGGCCTGGCCAGAACTCAGGCCTTGGTTATCCTTGCCCGCAAGTTGTGTCGGGTAGCATTCGCCCTGATGAAAAATCAGAGCGAATACCAACCAAATTCACGGTTGCAGGGTTCCCCTGCAACATAG
- a CDS encoding sensor domain-containing diguanylate cyclase encodes MGDASDIDMLRFDLSDLDEDVLHTILELVSDGIWDWNANTGFVYRNPGWYTMLGYAPHSLNNTVLTWESVIHPEDYPRVMTLFDDYLEHRSPSYLAEYRCRTRDGSYIWIEDRGYVIARNPDGTVARMIGAHRSIDDKKRLFEQLERRNKSLEAVIEERTRELSRVNQQLQIQLDENRRLAETDALTLVANRYRLEQALPLACERAQRFREPLSLIAMDVDDFKDINDCYGHAFGDAALVQVVQAVKRCERDGDLLVRWGGDEFIMILPNTSLADACLMAETIRRGLSDLLPVGDFQITMSFGVVQRLDDEQQAALLDRADQALYRSKMAGKNVICN; translated from the coding sequence ATGGGAGATGCCTCGGACATCGATATGCTGCGGTTCGATCTGTCCGATCTGGATGAAGACGTACTGCACACCATTCTGGAACTGGTCAGCGACGGCATCTGGGACTGGAACGCCAACACCGGGTTCGTCTACCGCAACCCCGGCTGGTACACGATGCTTGGCTACGCGCCCCATTCATTGAATAACACCGTGCTGACCTGGGAGAGCGTGATCCACCCCGAAGATTACCCACGGGTCATGACCTTGTTCGATGACTATCTGGAGCACCGATCCCCCAGCTACCTGGCCGAATACCGCTGCCGCACGCGCGACGGCTCCTACATCTGGATCGAGGATCGCGGCTACGTGATCGCACGCAATCCTGACGGCACGGTAGCCCGCATGATCGGTGCCCATCGCAGCATCGACGACAAGAAGCGCTTGTTCGAACAACTGGAGCGGCGCAACAAGTCCCTGGAAGCCGTCATCGAAGAACGCACCCGCGAACTGTCCAGGGTCAACCAGCAGCTGCAGATCCAACTCGACGAAAACCGCCGGCTCGCCGAAACCGACGCGCTGACGCTGGTCGCCAACCGCTATCGCCTGGAGCAAGCGCTGCCACTGGCCTGCGAGCGTGCCCAGCGCTTTCGCGAACCTTTGTCGCTGATCGCCATGGACGTCGATGATTTCAAAGACATCAACGATTGTTACGGCCATGCTTTCGGCGACGCGGCATTGGTGCAAGTGGTGCAGGCGGTCAAACGCTGCGAGCGTGACGGTGATTTGCTGGTTCGCTGGGGCGGCGACGAATTCATCATGATTCTGCCCAACACCTCCCTGGCCGATGCCTGCCTGATGGCCGAAACCATTCGCCGTGGATTGTCCGACCTGCTGCCCGTGGGCGATTTTCAGATCACCATGAGTTTTGGCGTAGTGCAGCGCTTGGACGATGAACAGCAAGCGGCGCTGCTGGACCGGGCGGACCAGGCGCTGTATCGCTCCAAGATGGCCGGCAAGAATGTGATCTGCAACTGA
- a CDS encoding LysR family transcriptional regulator, translating into MDLFQAMTVYVKVVETGSLTAAAQACEMSTTMVGNHLRALEQRLGVRLINRTTRRQRLTEFGSAYYQRCLEVLGLVADSERLAEQTQGEPTGSLRITAPLTFGTERLAPALAEFSQRYPQVKLDVVLTNQRLDLLDHGFDVAIRLGHPDPKMIARPLMDYTLTICASPAYLARRGTPEKPADLQQHDCLSFAYSAGDEWRFAQDHWPIKGPDGEIKVPVNGPMLINSSSGLHRAALAGMGVVMLPDALVEQDLKDGQLVALLQDYQLPHRPMSLMYAQDRYRLPKLRSFVEFALGKWGKAQSVAE; encoded by the coding sequence ATGGACCTGTTCCAGGCAATGACCGTTTATGTGAAGGTGGTTGAAACCGGCAGCCTGACGGCGGCGGCCCAGGCCTGCGAAATGTCCACGACCATGGTGGGTAATCATCTTCGCGCCCTGGAGCAACGCCTCGGCGTGCGCCTGATCAACCGTACGACCCGGCGCCAGCGCTTGACCGAGTTCGGCTCGGCCTACTACCAGCGCTGCCTGGAAGTCCTGGGGCTGGTGGCCGATTCCGAACGCTTGGCCGAGCAGACCCAGGGCGAGCCCACTGGCAGCTTGCGCATCACTGCGCCGCTGACCTTCGGCACCGAACGCCTGGCGCCGGCCCTGGCCGAATTCAGCCAACGTTACCCGCAGGTCAAGCTCGACGTGGTGCTGACCAACCAGCGCCTGGACCTGCTCGATCACGGCTTCGACGTTGCTATCCGCCTCGGTCATCCCGACCCGAAAATGATCGCCCGCCCCTTGATGGACTACACCCTGACCATTTGCGCCTCCCCTGCTTACCTGGCGCGGCGCGGCACACCGGAAAAACCCGCCGACCTGCAACAACACGACTGCCTGTCGTTCGCCTATTCCGCAGGCGACGAATGGCGCTTCGCCCAGGACCATTGGCCGATCAAGGGCCCGGACGGCGAAATCAAGGTCCCGGTGAATGGACCGATGCTGATCAACAGTTCCTCGGGCCTGCACCGCGCCGCCCTGGCCGGCATGGGCGTGGTGATGCTGCCCGATGCGCTGGTGGAACAGGACCTGAAGGACGGCCAACTGGTAGCGTTGCTGCAGGACTATCAACTGCCCCATCGCCCGATGAGCCTGATGTACGCCCAGGATCGTTACCGTTTGCCAAAGTTGCGCAGCTTTGTCGAGTTTGCACTGGGGAAATGGGGCAAAGCTCAATCCGTAGCCGAATGA
- the cyoE gene encoding heme o synthase, with the protein MSLKHFIQITKPGIIFGNVLSVAGGFFLASKGHVDLAIFLAAMIGTSLVVASGCVFNNCIDRDIDIKMERTKNRALVQGLIPVQLALAFATVLGVAGVALLYWVANPLAALFAVIGFVIYVGFYSLYLKRKSVHGTLVGSLSGAMPPVIGYVAVSNSFDMAALTLLVMFSLWQMPHSYAIAIFRFNDYLAASIPVLPVKRGIRVAKKHILLYILAFLVATLMLTFSGYAGMSYLAVAAAMGMYWLYMAWTGYKAVDDTVWARKLFVFSIFTITALSVMMSLDFKVPSELLLTYAP; encoded by the coding sequence ATGTCCCTGAAGCACTTTATCCAAATCACCAAGCCGGGGATCATTTTCGGTAACGTGCTTTCTGTGGCAGGCGGTTTTTTCCTGGCCTCCAAGGGGCATGTCGATCTGGCCATCTTCCTGGCGGCGATGATCGGCACGTCCCTGGTGGTGGCGTCCGGTTGCGTGTTCAACAACTGCATCGACCGCGACATCGACATCAAGATGGAGCGCACCAAGAACCGCGCGTTGGTCCAGGGCCTGATCCCGGTGCAACTGGCCCTGGCGTTCGCCACGGTGCTGGGCGTGGCCGGCGTGGCGCTGTTGTACTGGGTGGCCAACCCGTTGGCGGCGCTGTTCGCTGTCATCGGCTTTGTCATCTATGTCGGCTTCTACAGCCTGTACCTCAAGCGCAAGTCGGTTCACGGCACGCTGGTGGGCAGCCTGTCGGGGGCGATGCCGCCGGTGATCGGCTACGTCGCCGTGAGCAATAGCTTCGACATGGCGGCGCTGACGCTGCTGGTGATGTTCAGCCTGTGGCAGATGCCGCATTCTTACGCCATCGCGATCTTCCGTTTCAACGACTACCTGGCGGCCTCGATTCCGGTGTTGCCGGTCAAGCGTGGTATCCGGGTGGCCAAGAAGCACATCCTGCTCTACATCCTGGCCTTCCTCGTGGCGACCTTGATGCTGACCTTCAGCGGCTACGCCGGCATGAGCTACCTCGCCGTCGCCGCCGCCATGGGCATGTACTGGTTGTACATGGCCTGGACCGGCTACAAGGCGGTGGATGACACGGTCTGGGCGCGCAAGCTGTTCGTGTTCTCGATCTTCACCATCACCGCCCTGAGCGTCATGATGTCCCTGGACTTCAAGGTGCCAAGTGAGCTGCTGCTGACTTACGCGCCCTAA
- a CDS encoding disulfide bond formation protein B translates to MSEEMLRLGRERRYLVLLGLICLALIGGALYMQVALGEAPCPLCILQRYALLLIAIFAFIGAAMRTRRSLTIFEGLVVLCALAGVAVAGHHVYTQFFPAVSCGIDVLQPIVDDLPLAKIFPLGFQVDGFCSTPYPPILGLSLAQWALVAFVLIVVLVPLLVSRNRKHLR, encoded by the coding sequence ATGAGTGAGGAAATGCTGCGCTTGGGCCGTGAGCGGCGCTATCTGGTGTTGCTGGGGCTGATCTGCCTGGCGCTGATCGGCGGTGCGTTGTACATGCAGGTCGCCCTCGGCGAGGCGCCTTGCCCGCTGTGCATCTTGCAGCGCTATGCGCTGTTGCTGATCGCGATTTTCGCCTTCATCGGCGCAGCCATGCGCACCCGTCGCAGCCTGACGATTTTCGAAGGCCTCGTGGTGCTTTGCGCCTTGGCTGGCGTCGCTGTGGCAGGGCATCACGTGTACACCCAGTTCTTCCCGGCGGTCAGTTGCGGCATCGATGTGTTGCAACCGATTGTCGATGACCTGCCTCTGGCGAAGATCTTCCCGCTGGGCTTCCAGGTCGATGGCTTTTGCTCCACCCCATACCCGCCAATCCTCGGGCTGTCCCTGGCGCAATGGGCGCTGGTAGCCTTCGTGCTGATCGTGGTGCTGGTGCCGTTGCTGGTGTCTCGTAACCGCAAACACCTTCGCTGA
- a CDS encoding cytochrome o ubiquinol oxidase subunit III: MSNLVTTVGHAHGHDHGHDDHHHDSGEMTVFGFWLYLMTDCILFASIFAAYAVLVNNVAGGPSGHDIFELPYVLGETALLLFSSITYGFAMLALFKGKKTQVLGWLAMTFLFGAGFIGMEINEFHMLISEGYGPNRSGFLSGFFTLVGTHGLHVTSGLIWMAIMMYQVQKNGLTATNKTRLSCLSLFWHFLDVVWICVFTVVYLMGTL; the protein is encoded by the coding sequence ATGTCGAACTTAGTGACCACTGTTGGACACGCCCATGGTCATGACCATGGGCACGATGACCATCACCACGACTCGGGCGAGATGACCGTATTCGGTTTCTGGCTCTACCTGATGACCGACTGCATTCTGTTTGCGTCGATCTTCGCAGCGTACGCGGTGCTGGTTAACAACGTCGCCGGTGGCCCATCGGGCCACGACATCTTCGAGTTGCCGTACGTACTGGGTGAAACCGCGCTGCTGCTGTTCAGCTCGATCACCTACGGCTTCGCCATGCTGGCGTTGTTCAAAGGCAAGAAAACCCAGGTACTGGGCTGGCTGGCCATGACCTTCCTGTTCGGTGCCGGCTTCATCGGCATGGAGATCAACGAGTTCCACATGTTGATCTCCGAGGGCTACGGCCCTAACCGCAGCGGCTTCCTGTCCGGGTTCTTCACCCTGGTCGGCACCCACGGTCTGCACGTGACCAGCGGCCTGATCTGGATGGCGATCATGATGTACCAGGTCCAGAAAAACGGCCTGACCGCCACCAACAAGACGCGCCTGAGCTGCCTGAGCCTGTTCTGGCACTTCCTGGACGTGGTGTGGATCTGCGTATTCACCGTTGTTTATCTGATGGGGACCCTGTAA